In one window of Paenarthrobacter nicotinovorans DNA:
- a CDS encoding SRPBCC domain-containing protein has product MENLFSHPESEPESAQQGSNDLEPLIVCVVVPSNVSHAFQGFTDHPHLWWPLEEESVYGAGSHVEFEENLILETAEDGRTSVWGTIDDWQPPLSFHASWYPAGTPLWSTEIRVVFSAVENGTEVRLIHDGWEGAEDPAASRASYAEGWPRVLQRYARFMGGAVA; this is encoded by the coding sequence ATGGAAAACCTCTTCAGCCACCCCGAGTCGGAGCCCGAGTCGGCCCAACAGGGCAGTAACGACCTCGAGCCGCTCATCGTTTGTGTTGTGGTCCCCAGCAACGTCTCCCACGCCTTCCAAGGATTCACGGACCACCCGCATCTCTGGTGGCCCTTGGAAGAGGAAAGCGTCTACGGTGCGGGCTCCCACGTTGAGTTCGAGGAGAACCTCATCCTGGAGACGGCTGAAGACGGCCGGACGTCCGTGTGGGGAACAATCGATGACTGGCAGCCCCCGCTGTCCTTCCACGCCAGCTGGTATCCCGCCGGAACTCCCTTGTGGTCCACCGAGATCCGGGTGGTGTTCAGCGCCGTCGAAAATGGTACGGAGGTGCGCCTGATCCACGATGGCTGGGAGGGCGCGGAAGATCCTGCGGCCTCCAGGGCCTCCTATGCCGAGGGCTGGCCTCGGGTCCTCCAGCGCTACGCCCGGTTCATGGGCGGAGCAGTTGCCTAG
- a CDS encoding alpha-1,4-glucan--maltose-1-phosphate maltosyltransferase: MVVTKTARTTTVLNSKTTSDITAGLRFGRFPITAVQPVVEGGRFPAKALPGEDLVVGATVFREGHDQLGVSAVLLDPRGRERQRVRLHPAQGEQWKGLDRWEGLITPSGTGAWSFVIEAWHDRYGTWHHNAEVKVAAGIDVELMLAEGAALLAGAADDAGRTGAEKRTLRAASVVLSDTTKTAEERLGAGFSPEVLAAVGRLPIRELVTVSERFPLQVERDLAGRGSWYEFFPRSEGAVLDHSTGVWTSGNFRTAAKRLDAVADMGFDVIYLPPIHPIGFQHRKGRNNTLTPGPQDPGSPWAIGSKDGGHDAIHPELGTFEDFDAFVARANELGLEVALDLALQAAPDHPWVTSNPEWFTTRVDGSIAYAENPPKKYQDIYPLNFDNDPAGLSKEILRIVQLWISHGVKIFRVDNPHTKPVWFWEWLIGKINKKNPEVVFLAEAFTRPPMMHALGRAGFQQSYTYFTWRNTKTELEEYFHEVSHVSPAYFRPNFFVNTPDILTEYLQYGGPAAFRIRAVLAATASPLWGVYAGYELYEHVARPGAEEYIDNEKYEYKARDWDGAAESGRTLAPYITRLNTIRKDHLALGDLQNLTIHRSTDDATIVYSKHKTLADGTKDTLIMVVNVDPHSARESTVSLDLAALDLDPADLNEDGLFRVDDLISGQSWWWGEHNYVRLDAHVEPAHVLSIRRQP, from the coding sequence GTGGTTGTGACGAAAACTGCGCGAACCACCACCGTTCTGAATTCCAAGACGACCTCGGACATCACCGCCGGCCTTCGCTTCGGGCGGTTCCCCATCACTGCCGTGCAGCCGGTGGTTGAGGGTGGCCGTTTCCCCGCGAAAGCGTTGCCTGGCGAGGATCTGGTGGTCGGAGCCACCGTCTTCCGAGAGGGGCATGACCAGCTGGGCGTCTCCGCCGTGCTTCTCGATCCCCGGGGCAGGGAGCGCCAGCGCGTGCGACTGCACCCGGCCCAAGGCGAGCAGTGGAAGGGGCTGGACCGCTGGGAGGGCCTGATCACCCCCAGCGGCACCGGCGCCTGGTCCTTCGTCATTGAGGCATGGCATGACCGCTACGGCACCTGGCACCACAATGCCGAGGTGAAGGTCGCCGCGGGCATTGACGTTGAGTTGATGCTCGCCGAAGGCGCAGCCCTCCTCGCGGGAGCAGCCGACGACGCCGGTCGCACCGGCGCTGAAAAGCGCACCCTGCGTGCCGCTTCCGTCGTGCTTTCCGATACCACCAAGACAGCCGAGGAGCGCCTTGGCGCCGGCTTCAGCCCTGAGGTGCTGGCCGCCGTCGGGCGTCTTCCCATCCGCGAGCTGGTGACCGTTTCGGAGCGCTTTCCGCTTCAAGTGGAGCGCGACCTGGCGGGGCGTGGTTCCTGGTACGAGTTCTTCCCGCGCTCTGAAGGCGCCGTCCTGGACCACTCCACCGGGGTGTGGACGTCCGGCAACTTCCGCACGGCGGCCAAGAGGCTCGACGCCGTCGCGGACATGGGCTTCGACGTCATCTACCTGCCGCCCATCCACCCGATCGGTTTCCAGCACCGCAAGGGCCGTAACAACACCTTGACCCCGGGGCCGCAGGATCCCGGTTCGCCATGGGCCATTGGTTCCAAGGACGGCGGACACGACGCCATTCACCCGGAGCTCGGAACCTTCGAGGACTTTGACGCTTTCGTGGCCCGGGCCAATGAGCTTGGCCTGGAAGTGGCCCTGGATTTGGCGTTGCAGGCAGCTCCGGACCACCCCTGGGTCACGTCAAACCCGGAATGGTTCACCACCCGCGTGGACGGCTCGATCGCCTACGCCGAGAACCCGCCAAAGAAGTACCAGGACATCTACCCCCTGAACTTCGACAACGACCCCGCAGGCCTCTCCAAGGAGATCCTGCGCATCGTGCAGTTGTGGATCAGCCACGGGGTCAAGATTTTCCGTGTGGACAACCCGCACACCAAGCCGGTGTGGTTCTGGGAATGGCTGATCGGCAAGATCAATAAGAAGAACCCCGAAGTCGTATTCCTTGCAGAGGCCTTCACACGCCCGCCCATGATGCATGCCTTGGGCCGGGCCGGATTCCAGCAGTCCTACACGTACTTCACCTGGCGGAACACCAAGACCGAGCTGGAGGAGTACTTCCACGAAGTCAGCCACGTGAGCCCGGCATACTTCCGTCCGAACTTCTTCGTCAACACCCCGGACATCCTTACCGAGTACCTGCAGTACGGCGGACCCGCGGCCTTCCGCATCCGGGCCGTCCTTGCAGCGACGGCCAGCCCGCTGTGGGGCGTCTACGCCGGCTACGAGCTGTACGAACACGTGGCCCGTCCCGGCGCGGAAGAGTACATCGACAACGAGAAGTACGAGTACAAAGCCCGGGACTGGGACGGTGCCGCCGAATCCGGCCGGACGCTGGCCCCGTACATCACACGCCTGAACACCATCCGCAAGGACCACTTGGCGCTGGGGGACCTGCAGAACCTGACCATCCACCGCAGCACCGATGACGCCACGATCGTCTACTCCAAGCACAAGACGTTGGCTGACGGTACTAAGGACACCTTGATCATGGTGGTCAACGTGGATCCGCACAGTGCCCGTGAAAGCACCGTTTCACTGGATCTGGCGGCCTTGGACCTTGACCCGGCCGATCTCAACGAAGACGGGCTCTTCCGTGTTGACGACCTCATCAGCGGCCAGAGCTGGTGGTGGGGCGAGCATAACTATGTCCGCCTCGATGCCCACGTTGAACCGGCACACGTCCTGAGCATCCGGAGGCAGCCTTAG
- a CDS encoding 1,4-alpha-glucan branching enzyme, producing the protein MNKENLNPSIEGLLRTWLPGKRWFPVKSPDFALEQVGGFRLQGSGDAVLEVLVLAVTHRTADGGPRTDVVQVPLSFHSQPLVDAPSALLGEYTDPELGLRLVYDAVYDSEFVTAWLQLMRSEGNVGSARGHLTRGRIPLPENPVSVRVLSGEQSNTSVIIDDGDSAAIVKIFRVLSPGRNPEVELGAALTAAGTSEVPATLGWITGSWNEPASKDGAVATGELTVAHEFLLGGLDAWRLAVDAAAAGNDFTAEARGLGNATATVHARLAETFGTHDGQEQGPDIIATVARRVRQSWAEAASAVGPYDANLEELLAALEPRAVGQLQRVHGDLHLGQILRVAGNGAQPGRWAILDFEGEPLRTIDERNTPDLPLRDVTGMLRSFDYAAGAATRENPDAQVPETWVDDCAAAFLEGYSEVTPGTIDLQSPLFVALWLDKALYEVVYELRNRPDWLSIPVNASRRILDNTSRGKHAAATAEGNDMTGSARTERPRVPLHVDSETLERVAAGAYHAPHSVLGAHLDDHGHVTIRTVKHLAKSVTVVTETGRTPMEHESHGVWTAVLEPLQAGHVPDYRLEVVYDVEPVTIDDPYHYLPTVGEVDLHLIGEGRHERLWDVLGAHVQHYRSALSDVDGVSFAVWAPNAQAVRVKGDFNGWDGRSHGMRSLGSSGVWELFIPGVVAGACYKYEILTKAGQWIEKADPLAFGTEVPPLTASRVVDASYRFKDADWMAARAKRDPHNSPMSVYEVHLGSWRLGLGYKELAKELVEYVKWLGFTHVEFMPVAEHPFGGSWGYQVTSYFAPTSRFGHPDEFRFLVDSLHQAGIGVLLDWVPAHFPKDSWALAQFDGQPLYEHSDPALGEHPDWGTLIFDFGRSEVRNFLVANALYWLEEFHIDGLRVDAVASMIYLDYSREEGQWRPNKFGGRENLEAISFMQEVNATVYKSHPGAIVIAEESTAFPGVTAPTNHGGLGFGLKWNMGWMHDSLKYISEDPINRKWHHGTITFSLVYAFTENFLLPISHDEVVHGKGSMLRKMPGDRWQQLANLRAFFAYQWSHPGKQLIFMGTEFGQEAEWSEQYGLDWFLSDIPAHRGLQLLVKDLNEVYAATPALYEKDNEAGGFQWINGGDADHNVLTFIRWGNNGKPLVCAVNFSGGPHQEYILGVPLAGEWTEVLNTDAEAYGGSGVVNAGSLKATAPGTDGQPAALSVTLPPLGASWFTPAE; encoded by the coding sequence ATGAACAAGGAAAACTTGAACCCCTCCATTGAAGGACTTCTGCGGACCTGGCTTCCCGGCAAACGCTGGTTCCCGGTCAAGAGCCCCGACTTCGCGTTGGAGCAGGTGGGCGGCTTCAGACTTCAGGGCAGCGGCGACGCTGTGTTGGAGGTCCTGGTGCTGGCCGTCACCCACCGGACGGCCGACGGCGGTCCCCGGACCGATGTGGTCCAGGTGCCGTTGAGCTTCCACAGCCAACCGCTTGTGGATGCGCCTTCGGCGCTTTTGGGCGAGTACACGGATCCGGAACTGGGCCTTCGTTTGGTGTACGACGCCGTTTACGACTCCGAATTCGTCACGGCGTGGCTGCAGCTCATGCGCAGCGAAGGGAATGTTGGTTCAGCCCGCGGCCACCTCACCCGTGGCCGCATCCCGCTTCCGGAAAACCCAGTGTCCGTGCGGGTCCTTTCCGGCGAACAGTCCAACACGTCCGTCATTATCGACGACGGTGACTCGGCGGCGATCGTCAAGATCTTCCGGGTGCTTTCGCCCGGCCGGAATCCCGAGGTTGAGCTGGGTGCGGCGCTGACCGCTGCAGGGACCAGCGAGGTTCCCGCGACGCTGGGCTGGATCACGGGCTCGTGGAATGAACCGGCGTCGAAAGACGGTGCAGTGGCCACAGGTGAGCTGACAGTCGCGCACGAATTCCTGCTCGGCGGCCTGGACGCCTGGCGTCTGGCTGTTGATGCCGCCGCGGCCGGCAACGACTTCACGGCTGAAGCGCGGGGACTCGGCAACGCCACCGCCACGGTTCACGCCAGGCTGGCGGAAACCTTCGGCACCCATGACGGCCAGGAGCAGGGCCCGGACATCATCGCCACTGTTGCCCGGCGGGTCCGGCAGTCGTGGGCTGAGGCGGCGTCCGCCGTCGGGCCCTATGACGCAAACCTTGAAGAACTGCTGGCGGCCCTGGAGCCCCGGGCCGTGGGACAGCTGCAGCGCGTCCACGGTGATCTCCACCTGGGCCAGATCCTGCGGGTTGCCGGTAACGGGGCGCAACCGGGCCGCTGGGCGATCCTGGACTTTGAGGGCGAGCCGCTGCGGACGATCGACGAGCGGAACACCCCTGATCTTCCGCTCCGCGATGTCACCGGCATGTTGCGCTCGTTCGACTACGCCGCCGGTGCCGCGACCAGGGAGAATCCTGACGCTCAGGTACCGGAGACCTGGGTGGATGACTGTGCTGCCGCCTTCCTTGAGGGGTACAGCGAAGTCACCCCGGGAACCATTGACCTCCAGTCGCCGCTCTTTGTGGCATTGTGGCTGGACAAGGCCTTATACGAGGTGGTGTACGAGCTGCGTAACCGGCCCGACTGGTTGTCGATACCGGTGAATGCATCCCGACGGATCCTCGACAACACAAGCCGCGGCAAGCATGCGGCAGCAACAGCGGAAGGTAATGACATGACTGGCTCAGCACGTACCGAACGGCCCCGAGTTCCCTTGCACGTGGACTCCGAGACCTTGGAACGCGTGGCGGCCGGCGCTTACCACGCGCCGCATTCGGTCCTTGGCGCCCACCTCGATGACCACGGCCACGTGACCATCAGGACAGTGAAGCACCTGGCCAAGTCCGTCACCGTGGTGACGGAGACCGGCCGCACCCCCATGGAACACGAGTCGCACGGAGTATGGACTGCGGTCCTGGAACCGCTGCAGGCCGGGCATGTGCCGGACTACCGTTTGGAAGTGGTGTACGACGTCGAACCCGTCACCATCGATGACCCCTACCACTACCTGCCCACTGTGGGTGAGGTTGACCTGCACCTGATCGGCGAAGGCCGCCACGAACGGCTCTGGGATGTCCTGGGTGCGCACGTCCAGCACTACCGGTCCGCCTTGAGCGACGTGGATGGTGTTTCCTTCGCTGTGTGGGCGCCGAATGCGCAGGCTGTCCGCGTGAAGGGTGACTTCAACGGTTGGGACGGACGCTCGCACGGAATGCGCTCGCTGGGGTCCTCGGGCGTCTGGGAGCTCTTCATTCCAGGTGTTGTAGCAGGGGCGTGCTACAAATACGAGATCCTGACCAAGGCGGGTCAGTGGATCGAGAAAGCCGACCCGCTGGCCTTCGGGACCGAGGTCCCTCCGCTCACGGCATCGCGGGTAGTGGACGCCAGCTACCGCTTCAAAGACGCGGACTGGATGGCTGCCCGGGCCAAGCGGGATCCGCACAACTCGCCCATGAGCGTCTACGAAGTCCACCTGGGCTCCTGGCGGTTGGGTCTGGGCTATAAGGAACTTGCCAAGGAACTCGTCGAGTACGTGAAGTGGCTTGGCTTCACCCACGTTGAATTCATGCCCGTCGCCGAGCACCCGTTCGGCGGCTCATGGGGTTACCAAGTGACGTCATACTTTGCCCCGACCTCACGCTTCGGGCACCCGGATGAGTTCCGGTTCCTGGTGGACTCGCTCCATCAGGCCGGTATCGGCGTCCTTCTGGACTGGGTCCCTGCCCACTTCCCCAAGGATTCCTGGGCCCTGGCCCAGTTCGACGGCCAGCCGTTGTACGAGCACTCCGATCCGGCGCTGGGCGAACACCCGGACTGGGGCACGCTGATTTTCGACTTCGGCCGCAGCGAGGTCCGGAACTTCCTGGTGGCCAACGCGCTGTATTGGCTGGAGGAGTTCCACATTGACGGCTTGCGCGTGGACGCCGTGGCCTCCATGATCTACCTCGACTACTCCCGCGAGGAGGGTCAGTGGCGCCCGAACAAGTTCGGCGGCAGGGAGAACCTGGAAGCCATCTCCTTCATGCAGGAAGTCAACGCGACGGTCTACAAGTCACACCCCGGCGCTATCGTCATTGCCGAGGAGTCCACCGCATTCCCCGGCGTTACGGCACCCACCAACCACGGCGGTCTGGGCTTTGGCCTGAAGTGGAACATGGGCTGGATGCACGACTCCCTGAAGTACATCTCCGAAGACCCCATCAACCGCAAGTGGCACCACGGCACCATCACCTTCTCGCTGGTTTATGCGTTCACGGAGAACTTCCTCCTGCCCATCAGCCATGACGAAGTGGTCCATGGGAAGGGCTCCATGCTGCGCAAGATGCCGGGCGACCGCTGGCAGCAACTGGCCAACCTTCGTGCCTTCTTCGCGTACCAGTGGTCGCACCCCGGCAAGCAGCTCATCTTCATGGGTACTGAGTTCGGCCAGGAAGCGGAGTGGTCCGAGCAGTACGGACTGGACTGGTTCCTCTCCGACATTCCGGCTCACCGCGGCCTGCAGCTCCTGGTCAAGGACCTCAACGAGGTGTACGCCGCCACTCCTGCGCTCTACGAGAAGGACAACGAGGCCGGCGGGTTCCAGTGGATCAACGGTGGCGACGCGGACCATAACGTCCTCACCTTCATCCGCTGGGGCAACAACGGCAAGCCGTTGGTCTGCGCGGTGAACTTCTCCGGCGGTCCGCACCAGGAATACATCCTGGGTGTTCCGCTGGCGGGGGAGTGGACCGAAGTCCTGAACACCGATGCCGAAGCATATGGCGGGTCAGGTGTGGTGAACGCCGGTTCGCTGAAGGCCACTGCCCCCGGCACGGACGGGCAGCCGGCGGCGCTGTCCGTCACGCTGCCGCCGCTCGGAGCATCCTGGTTCACGCCGGCTGAGTAA
- the treS gene encoding maltose alpha-D-glucosyltransferase — MSFSPQNPSQYFTPKNTFELNAPGLQHDPLWYRKAVFYEVLVRAFADANGDGSGDFQGLIDKLDYLQWLGVDCLWLPPFFHSPLRDGGYDIADYTSVLDEFGTISDFKRLVAEAHARGVRVIIDLPLNHTSDQHPWFQESRKDPTGPYGDFYVWSDTDEKYQDARIIFVDTEESNWTFDPIRRQFFWHRFFSHQPDLNFENPKVIEALYDVIRFWLDQGIDGFRADAIPYLFEEEGTNCENLPATHTFLQDLRRMVDANYPGRVIIAEANQPPHEVVEYFGTEEAPECHMAFHFPIMPRLYYALRDQKAAPIIDTLRDTPEIPRGAQWGTFLRNHDELTLEMVPAEERAAMLGWYAPDPRMRANIGIRRRLAPLLDNSRSEIELINALLLSLPGSPFLYYGDEIGMGDNIWLDDRDAVRTPMQWNPDRNAGFSSADPGKLYLPVIQSLVYNYSMANVEAEAAHSGSLLRWTRQILSVRKNHPVFGLGGFRHIEADHEVVLAYVRELPAGNPEGEDAETILCVFNLSQHPVAATLDIPEFAGRGLRDIFGGQPFPAVGDNGHLTVMLGSHSFYWLRVRSAFSNPSSPFTQAIPVVTSKG, encoded by the coding sequence GTGAGTTTTTCTCCGCAGAATCCCAGCCAGTACTTCACCCCGAAGAACACCTTCGAGTTGAACGCCCCCGGCCTCCAGCATGATCCGCTCTGGTACCGGAAGGCAGTCTTCTACGAGGTACTGGTGCGGGCTTTTGCGGATGCCAACGGGGATGGTTCCGGCGACTTCCAAGGCCTGATCGACAAACTGGACTACCTCCAGTGGCTGGGCGTTGACTGCCTCTGGCTGCCGCCGTTCTTCCATTCCCCGTTGCGCGATGGCGGCTACGACATCGCGGACTACACCTCGGTACTGGACGAATTCGGTACCATCAGCGACTTCAAACGGCTGGTGGCCGAGGCTCACGCCCGTGGCGTCCGGGTGATCATCGACCTTCCGCTGAACCACACGTCGGACCAGCACCCCTGGTTCCAGGAGTCCCGCAAGGATCCCACCGGTCCCTACGGTGATTTCTATGTGTGGAGCGACACGGACGAGAAGTACCAGGACGCCCGCATCATCTTCGTTGACACGGAGGAATCGAACTGGACCTTCGATCCCATCCGTCGGCAGTTCTTTTGGCACCGGTTCTTCAGCCACCAGCCGGACCTGAACTTCGAAAACCCCAAGGTCATCGAGGCTCTCTACGACGTCATCAGGTTCTGGCTGGACCAGGGCATCGACGGCTTCCGGGCTGACGCCATTCCGTACCTCTTCGAAGAGGAGGGCACTAATTGCGAGAACCTGCCGGCGACCCACACCTTCCTGCAGGACCTGCGCCGGATGGTGGATGCGAACTATCCGGGCAGGGTGATCATTGCGGAGGCCAACCAGCCTCCGCACGAAGTGGTGGAGTATTTCGGGACAGAAGAAGCGCCCGAATGCCACATGGCCTTCCACTTCCCGATCATGCCCAGGCTGTATTACGCACTCCGTGACCAGAAAGCCGCGCCGATCATTGACACGCTGCGCGATACGCCGGAAATCCCGCGGGGTGCGCAGTGGGGTACCTTCCTGCGGAACCACGACGAGCTGACTCTGGAGATGGTGCCTGCGGAGGAGCGTGCGGCCATGCTTGGCTGGTACGCGCCGGATCCACGCATGCGGGCCAACATCGGTATCCGCCGCCGTCTGGCACCGCTCCTGGACAACTCCCGCTCCGAGATCGAGCTCATCAATGCGCTGCTGCTGTCCCTGCCCGGCAGCCCGTTCCTGTACTACGGGGACGAAATCGGCATGGGCGACAACATCTGGCTTGATGACCGCGATGCCGTCCGCACCCCCATGCAGTGGAACCCGGACCGCAACGCCGGCTTCTCTTCGGCGGACCCGGGCAAGCTGTATCTTCCGGTAATCCAGTCGCTGGTCTACAACTACAGCATGGCCAACGTCGAGGCCGAAGCCGCACACTCAGGCTCCCTGCTCCGGTGGACCCGGCAGATCCTTAGTGTCCGGAAGAACCACCCGGTATTCGGCTTGGGCGGTTTCCGGCACATCGAGGCCGACCACGAGGTGGTGCTGGCCTACGTCCGTGAGCTTCCCGCAGGAAACCCGGAAGGGGAAGACGCGGAAACCATTCTCTGTGTCTTCAACCTCTCGCAGCACCCGGTCGCGGCAACGTTGGATATTCCCGAGTTCGCAGGCCGCGGCTTGCGCGATATTTTTGGCGGCCAGCCTTTCCCGGCCGTCGGTGACAACGGTCACCTGACCGTGATGCTGGGCAGCCACAGCTTCTACTGGCTGCGGGTACGCTCGGCATTTTCGAATCCCTCGTCGCCTTTTACCCAGGCGATTCCAGTGGTGACCTCCAAAGGATGA
- the glgP gene encoding alpha-glucan family phosphorylase, giving the protein MKAIRRFTVRTVLPEPIRPLARLATNLRWSWHRPTRELFASLNPALWEASQHDPIALLGSISREQLQDLANNGEVVDRVQHAAADLDRYLSEPRWYQGLGEDAPACIAYFSPEFGITEVLPQYSGGLGILAGDHLKAASDLGVPLIGVGLLYQAGYFKQSLSRDAWQQETYPVLDPDGLPLTLLRHPAKDGAQGKPVQISLPLPNGRELHAHVWRADVGRVPLLLLDSNVPSNDEAARGITDRLYGGGGDHRLQQELLLGMGGVKALRVYQALTGTPAPEVFHTNEGHAGFLGIERIQEAMSDPNEPLTWDEALAAGRASTVFTTHTPVPAGIDRFESLQIKHFFDAGLAPAVPTERILELGRENYDGGNPSVFNMAVMGLRLAQRANGVAKLHGVVSREMFSGLWPGFDHSEIPITSVTNGVHVPTWVDPRISSLARHQFGAEAEAMGRWDLAYNVSDEDVWSLRRELRAQLIEDVRRRLRASWKKRGAADAELGWTDSVLDPDVLTIGFARRVPTYKRLTLMLRDPARLKALLLDPKHPIQLVIAGKSHPADDAGKKMIQDLVHFTDDPEVRHRIVFLPNYDIAMARTLFPGCDVWLNNPLRPLEACGTSGMKAAINGSLNLSVLDGWWDEMYDGENGWAIPTANNGASADERDDIEASALYELLETQVAPRFYGTTVAQGAGAAGPSESSQETVPTHWVSMIKHTLANLGPAVSAERMLHDYVNNLYCPAAVSGRRAVAESFKEAKELAAWTSKVRSAWPEVVVEHVDSVGVSEEPQVGDSLQVNAYVALNNLTPDDVSVEVAFGRAEESDELEDIVVAELDSVEDLGNGRHLFNGSLVINRSGSFGYTVRVFPKHSALASKAELGLIANA; this is encoded by the coding sequence GTGAAGGCTATTCGAAGGTTTACAGTCCGTACCGTCCTCCCCGAGCCCATCCGGCCGCTGGCCCGATTGGCGACCAATTTGCGCTGGTCCTGGCACCGGCCAACAAGGGAACTTTTCGCGAGCCTTAACCCGGCTCTTTGGGAGGCCTCGCAGCACGACCCCATCGCTCTCCTGGGATCAATCAGCCGCGAGCAGCTACAGGACCTGGCCAACAACGGCGAGGTAGTGGACCGCGTACAGCACGCCGCAGCCGACCTGGACCGCTACCTCAGCGAACCGCGCTGGTACCAGGGCCTCGGCGAAGATGCACCGGCCTGCATCGCCTACTTCTCCCCCGAATTCGGCATCACCGAAGTTCTCCCCCAGTACTCCGGCGGCCTCGGCATCCTCGCCGGCGACCACCTCAAAGCCGCCTCCGACCTCGGTGTGCCCCTGATCGGCGTCGGGCTCCTCTACCAGGCCGGCTACTTCAAGCAGTCACTGTCCCGCGATGCATGGCAGCAGGAAACCTACCCCGTGCTGGACCCCGATGGTCTCCCCCTGACCCTGCTCCGCCACCCGGCCAAGGACGGCGCCCAAGGCAAGCCGGTGCAGATCTCCCTCCCGCTGCCCAACGGCCGCGAGCTTCACGCGCACGTGTGGCGTGCCGACGTCGGACGCGTTCCGCTGCTGCTGCTGGACTCCAACGTCCCGTCGAACGATGAAGCCGCCCGCGGCATCACCGACCGCCTCTACGGCGGCGGCGGCGACCACCGCCTGCAGCAGGAACTCCTGCTGGGCATGGGCGGGGTCAAGGCCCTGCGCGTCTACCAGGCACTCACCGGCACGCCCGCGCCCGAGGTCTTCCACACCAACGAAGGCCACGCAGGGTTCCTGGGGATCGAACGCATCCAGGAAGCCATGTCCGACCCCAACGAGCCCCTCACCTGGGACGAAGCCCTCGCAGCCGGCCGTGCGTCCACCGTTTTCACGACGCACACGCCGGTGCCGGCCGGGATCGACCGTTTTGAGTCCCTCCAGATCAAGCACTTCTTCGACGCCGGACTGGCACCTGCCGTCCCCACCGAACGCATCCTGGAACTCGGCCGCGAAAACTACGACGGCGGCAACCCCTCCGTGTTCAACATGGCCGTGATGGGCCTGCGCCTGGCGCAGCGCGCCAACGGTGTGGCAAAGCTCCACGGCGTGGTCTCCCGCGAAATGTTCTCCGGCCTGTGGCCGGGATTCGACCATTCCGAAATTCCCATCACCTCCGTGACCAACGGCGTCCACGTCCCCACCTGGGTGGACCCCCGGATCTCCTCCCTGGCCCGGCACCAGTTCGGCGCCGAAGCTGAGGCGATGGGACGCTGGGACCTGGCCTACAACGTCAGCGACGAGGACGTCTGGAGCCTCCGGCGCGAACTGCGGGCACAGCTCATCGAGGACGTCCGACGCCGGCTCCGGGCTTCGTGGAAAAAGCGCGGCGCCGCCGATGCCGAGCTCGGTTGGACGGACTCCGTCCTGGATCCGGACGTACTCACCATCGGCTTCGCACGCCGGGTACCCACGTACAAGAGGCTCACCCTCATGCTGCGCGACCCCGCCCGGTTGAAGGCCCTGCTGCTGGATCCGAAGCATCCCATCCAGCTGGTCATCGCCGGCAAGTCACACCCTGCCGACGACGCCGGCAAGAAGATGATCCAGGACCTGGTCCACTTCACCGACGACCCCGAGGTCCGGCACCGGATCGTGTTCCTGCCGAACTACGACATCGCCATGGCACGCACCCTGTTCCCCGGCTGCGACGTCTGGCTCAACAACCCGCTGCGCCCGCTCGAAGCCTGCGGCACGTCCGGCATGAAGGCCGCCATCAACGGCTCCCTCAACCTCTCCGTCCTGGACGGCTGGTGGGACGAGATGTACGACGGCGAAAACGGCTGGGCCATCCCGACGGCCAACAACGGCGCATCCGCCGACGAACGCGACGACATCGAAGCCTCGGCACTGTACGAGCTCCTGGAAACCCAAGTGGCACCACGCTTCTACGGCACCACCGTCGCCCAGGGCGCAGGAGCAGCAGGCCCGTCCGAGTCCAGCCAGGAAACCGTGCCGACCCACTGGGTGTCCATGATCAAGCACACCCTCGCCAACCTCGGCCCGGCCGTCTCCGCCGAGCGGATGCTGCACGACTACGTCAACAACCTCTACTGCCCCGCCGCCGTCTCCGGACGCCGGGCGGTTGCGGAATCATTCAAGGAAGCCAAGGAGCTCGCAGCCTGGACGTCCAAGGTGCGCAGCGCATGGCCCGAGGTCGTAGTGGAACACGTGGACTCCGTCGGTGTGTCCGAGGAACCCCAGGTCGGCGACAGCCTCCAGGTCAACGCCTACGTCGCCCTGAACAACCTGACTCCGGACGATGTCTCCGTGGAGGTGGCCTTCGGCCGCGCTGAGGAATCCGACGAACTCGAAGACATCGTAGTGGCGGAACTGGACTCAGTGGAGGACCTCGGCAACGGGCGGCACCTCTTCAACGGATCGCTGGTCATCAACCGTTCGGGCTCCTTCGGCTACACCGTCCGCGTGTTCCCGAAGCACTCCGCGCTGGCTTCCAAGGCCGAACTTGGTTTGATCGCGAACGCCTAA